Below is a window of Primulina huaijiensis isolate GDHJ02 unplaced genomic scaffold, ASM1229523v2 scaffold28871, whole genome shotgun sequence DNA.
GGTTCATTTTTCCCAAAGCTACCATTATCAACTGTGTTCCAGTAATCCTAAACTATGTGATATAAGAATGTAGGCATAAGCTGTGACACAATTTCTCCTATAAGCACTTTTCTCCATTGAAACCTCTTCCGTGTTCATCATGAGTGTGTGTCAGAAAGTAACACAATCAAACAGAGCAGCTCACCTCAATCTCATTCATTAGTTTCATGGCCTCAATGATACATATAACCTGTCCTTTCTGGATCTTATCGCCAACCTATAAAATGAGACTCGGAGTTAGAATTACAGAACTGTGTTACTGCATgaagaacaaaaacaagaacAGAAAATAAAATCACAGGGAGTATAACCACTATTAGGTGGCGTGGACTGAGAAAGTAGTGTCTAATTTTACCCAGTTCCACCGCTTAGAAGCCTACTCAAGAATTcaacaaggaaaaaaaattgaaggttTGAGCTGCGAAAGATAAAACAGTGTGCAAGTTCAAACAGAGAAGCCCACAATTTCAAAGTTCTACACCTATCTTTCTattatttcatttattggtTAGCTGAGACGACTGAAGCATATATTACCAGTTACATTAAATTTTGCAATTTGCAACTCATCTGGATATGAGAGGTTGGTTAGAATTTAAGTATTTAACTGGTTGACGGATCTGATAAATTCTTGGGAACCAACGAAAAATGATAATCGTTGATATCGGCACCATTCCATCATACAACCACAGTCCACAAATTCAAAGCACGAGGTATTTAGGGGAAAGAATAAATGCAAATGCCATAAAAGAAAAGGCATTAACCTTCACAAAAGGTGGTGCACCGGGAGCAGGAGAACGATAAAAGTTTCCAGCCATTGGACATTTAAATGGAGGATGTGCTGATTTTGGTTTTGTTGGTGCAGGTGGCGGTGTTGGCATTGCAGCTGGAGTTGACGGAGCAGAACCCACAGACGCAGGAGCCGGAACATTTGGGTGAGGCGTTTGTAGTGGAAGCATAGCCTGGTGAGTAAAAGGTGATGGGTAAAAAATTGGTGCTTCAACCGATGGCTGTGGCAATGCTTCCTTTTTCCTGATAAGGAGTTCACAATCCATCTGCTTAAGCTGCAACTCTACAATATCTCTTGAATCTACAAGCCTAGACGCATCAGATAAATAAAAGATCATTTTTCAGAACCCAATCAGAAATTGATGGGATGTTTATGCAATGTCCTTCACATACCCAACAAGATCTGCCACTTGGCTCATAAAAGCTGAAATCGATGATGCATCTGGAACTTCAAGTTTCCTTTCAGATTCTTTGGCTAAAACTAACTCGAGTGCCGGAATTGAATTTGATGGCTTCTCAA
It encodes the following:
- the LOC140967846 gene encoding biotin carboxyl carrier protein of acetyl-CoA carboxylase 2, chloroplastic-like isoform X1 encodes the protein MASFSVPCPKISPLLSDSSHSRTAGSRHCTASFSRSDSSSVIVPLQVLQGPTHNHSAIFKVHAKLSEVAVEKPSNSIPALELVLAKESERKLEVPDASSISAFMSQVADLVGLVDSRDIVELQLKQMDCELLIRKKEALPQPSVEAPIFYPSPFTHQAMLPLQTPHPNVPAPASVGSAPSTPAAMPTPPPAPTKPKSAHPPFKCPMAGNFYRSPAPGAPPFVKVGDKIQKGQVICIIEAMKLMNEIETDISGTIVEILVEDGKPVSVDMPLFTIEP
- the LOC140967846 gene encoding biotin carboxyl carrier protein of acetyl-CoA carboxylase 2, chloroplastic-like isoform X2, whose protein sequence is MASFSVPCPKISPLLSDSSHSRTAGSRHCTASFSRSDSSSVIVPLQQGPTHNHSAIFKVHAKLSEVAVEKPSNSIPALELVLAKESERKLEVPDASSISAFMSQVADLVGLVDSRDIVELQLKQMDCELLIRKKEALPQPSVEAPIFYPSPFTHQAMLPLQTPHPNVPAPASVGSAPSTPAAMPTPPPAPTKPKSAHPPFKCPMAGNFYRSPAPGAPPFVKVGDKIQKGQVICIIEAMKLMNEIETDISGTIVEILVEDGKPVSVDMPLFTIEP